A section of the Sus scrofa isolate TJ Tabasco breed Duroc unplaced genomic scaffold, Sscrofa11.1 Contig1734, whole genome shotgun sequence genome encodes:
- the LOC110258269 gene encoding olfactory receptor 4P4-like: MENQNNVTEFVFMSLWGNKQTELLLLFLFLLCYLTVLMGNCVVLLTITCSHLLQQPMYYFLCHLSLMDLFYTSSVVPRLIRDLTAARKKISYNNCMTQLFTGHLMAGVEILILVSMAFDRYVAIVKPLHYVVVMNQQRCTMFVIMAWVVGFGHSIALLLVMLSLPFCGPNQIDHYLCDVKPLLKLVCSDIHLVNILMIANSGVVVIVVFLVLVISYIIILYSLRTHSSVGRRKALSTCSSHIMVVVLFFVPCIYIYVLPAGNENKDKEISLFYTVIAPMLNPLIYTLRNEEMKIAMRKVWFKIAHLELKQIR; this comes from the coding sequence ATGGAAAATCAAAACAATGTCACAGAATTTGTATTTATGAGTCTGTGGGGAAATAAGCAAACAGAGCTACTgctccttttcttgttcctgctcTGTTACCTGACAGTCTTAATGGGAAACTGTGTCGTCTTACTCACGATCACCTGCAGCCATCTACTCCAACAACCAATGTACTACTTTCTCTGCCACCTTTCCCTCATGGACCTCTTCTATACTTCCAGTGTGGTCCCCAGGCTAATAAGGGACTTAACTGCAGCAAGAAAAAAGATTTCCTATAACAACTGCATGACCCAGCTCTTCACTGGCCACTTGATGGCAGGTGTGGAGATACTCATTTTGGTATCCATGGCTTTTGACCGCTATGTTGCCATTGTCAAGCCCCTGCACTACGTGGTCGTCATGAACCAGCAGAGGTGCACTATGTTTGTCATTATGGCCTGGGTTGTGGGTTTTGGACACTCTATTGCTCTACTGCTGGTGATGCTCAGTTTACCTTTCTGTGGTCCCAATCAGATAGATCACTACCTGTGTGATGTGAAGCCACTTTTGAAACTAGTCTGCAGCGATATTCATCTTGTTAATATCTTAATGATTGCAAATTCAGGGGTGGTGGTGATTGTTGTTTTTCTTGTCCTAGTAATTTCTTATATAATCATATTGTATAGTCTTAGGACACACTCCTCTGTGGGGCGACGGAAAGCTCTCTCCACCTGTAGTTCTCACATAATGGTTGTGgttttattctttgttccttGTATCTACATTTATGTTTTACCTGCTGGGAATGAAAACAAGGATAAGGAAATCTCCCTGTTTTATACCGTGATTGCCCCCATGCTGAATCCTCTCATCTATACTCTGAGAAATGAGGAGATGAAAATTGCCATGAGGAAGGTATGGTTTAAAATAGCACACTTAGAATTAAAGCAAATAAGATGA